One window from the genome of Gambusia affinis linkage group LG14, SWU_Gaff_1.0, whole genome shotgun sequence encodes:
- the glcci1a gene encoding glucocorticoid induced 1a, whose amino-acid sequence MSKSAQMPLSNITVPKPSISRVPSSMEGINHELEKVFIKDNGEKDELKSLEVPDGRRAPFPPQQRSSSSRSVDTQTPSAPGRSSSCSSLSPCPSPACPPGSHDGSPYSTEDLLYDRDKDSGSSSPLPKFASSPKPNNSYMFKREPPEGCEKIKAFEEMSSRQAAAAAAPLFSCPDKNKVNFIPTGSAFCPVKLPGSLQLAPASGPEEDDSNAGAGQGAASLYGTPTQVSTSTSTDDPPEEPGSPSETADSQTDS is encoded by the exons ATGTCGAAGTCGGCCCAGATGCCGCTGTCCAACATCACGGTGCCAAAGCCCTCCATCTCCAGGGTGCCCAGCAGCATGGAGGGCATCAACCATGAGCTGGAGAAAGTCTTCATCAAAGACAACGGAGAGAAGGACGAGCTCAAG TCTCTGGAGGTTCCGGATGGGCGTCGGGCACCCTTCCCTCCCCAGCAGCGGAGCAGCAGTTCTCGCAGTGTGGACACCCAGACTCCTTCAGCCCCTGGGCGGTCCAGCAGCTGCTCCAGCCTCTCTCCTTGTCCCTCACCAGCCTGTCCTCCAGGGTCACATGATGGCAGTCCTTACTCCACAGAGGATCTGCTGTATGACCGGGATAAAG ACAGTGGCAGCAGCTCTCCGCTCCCAAAGTTCGCCTCCTCACCCAAACCAAACAACAGCTACATGTTCAAGCGCGAGCCTCCGGAAGGCTGTGAGAAGATCAAAGCATTCGAGGAGATGAG CTCCCGGcaggcggcggcggcagcagcccCCCTCTTCTCCTGCCCCGACAAAAACAAGGTCAACTTCATCCCAACGGGCTCGGCGTTCTGCCCCGTCAAGCTGCCCGGCTCCCTGCAGCTGGCCCCCGCCTCGGGCCCCGAGGAGGACGACAGCAATGCCGGGGCTGGCCAGGGTGCCGCCTCGCTCTACGGGACCCCCACTCAGGTTTCCACCAGCACCAGCACAGACGACCCCCCGGAGGAGCCAGGGTCCCCGTCAGAGACTGCTGACTCCCAGACAGACAGCTAG
- the LOC122843916 gene encoding uncharacterized protein LOC122843916 yields the protein MVVQLKRQEHEDDIREILQELVKELKRDASKKTLYSTTICISAGNTTDSERHYGVSMSTTGRPAGQILVAASCLNFWEEHVADAVMSYYPKKSRKTYFDVTIQLPADVRCEAFNLGSRDAISPCLSCKNMFGLDTTETQPWACGNCAEVESLSNLLKLEKEVRERVQRNGNWTEENKTRAKRAVMNHLRNKLKEVPFEWDKQFYTAQRAIAEYDGEEEPLPE from the coding sequence GTTGTTCAACTGAAACGTCAAGAACATGAGGATGATATTAGAGAAATCCTGCAGGAACTCGTCAAAGAGTTGAAGAGAGACGCTTCCAAAAAGACGTTGTATTCCACCACAATCTGCATCTCTGCTGGCAACACCACAGATTCAGAGAGACACTATGGAGTCTCCATGTCCACCACTGGTCGTCCTGCAGGCCAAATCCTGGTCGCTGCATCCTGCCTTAACTTCTGGGAGGAGCATGTAGCCGATGCAGTGATGAGCTACTATCCTAAAAAAAGTAGGAAGACATACTTTGATGTAACCATCCAACTTCCTGCAGATGTCAGATGTGAAGCCTTTAACCTtggaagcagagatgcaataagtCCCTGCCtttcttgtaaaaatatgtttggctTGGATACGACTGAAACACAGCCGTGGGCTTGTGGCAACTGCGCCGAAGTTGAAAGTTTGAGCAACTTGCTCAAACTAGAGAAAGAAGTTAGAGAGCGAGTCCAAAGAAATGGAAActggacagaagaaaacaagacaCGGGCTAAACGTGCTGTTATGAATCATcttagaaataaactgaaggaGGTTCCCTTTGAATGGGACAAGCAGTTCTACACTGCACAAAGAGCAATAGCTGAATATGATGGCGAGGAAGAACCTCTGCCagaatag